Proteins from one Salinispora arenicola genomic window:
- a CDS encoding IS1380 family transposase: MKATATRPKIMVTGGGRGVVGHVGARLLADLADATALTSVFSEALAGLRQRQGGHDPGRIAVDLAVMLADGGEAIGDLAVLRDQQALFGPVASDPTAWRLLAQLDDKMLAELRSARAHAREIAWAQHAEVRGDLPQPMVAGQPVDGLVLDIDATLVMCHSEKESATRTWKKTFGYHPLLCFLDNTGEALAGLLREGRAGSNTTADHITVLDQALTQIPDAYRHGTPILLRADAAGSSHGFLAHVRSLREQHLDIRFSVGAAMTEPVREAIRAATGWVPAIDNGGDLREHAEVCEITGLFDPAGWPEGTRFLVRRERPHPGAHLSLFDTVEGWRHQIIATDTPPGGGSIQFLEARHRAHARVEDRIRCGKNTGFGRFPSRVFAINQAWLQLALTGIDLIAWTQNLLLDGDLARAEPKKLRYRLLHVAARITRTARRTRLAIAADWPWTDTLTSAFKKLTALPRPTG, encoded by the coding sequence GTGAAGGCTACCGCAACACGTCCGAAGATCATGGTGACCGGTGGTGGGCGGGGCGTGGTGGGTCACGTCGGTGCCCGGCTGCTCGCTGACTTGGCCGACGCTACTGCGCTGACCAGCGTGTTTAGTGAGGCCCTGGCGGGGCTGCGGCAGAGGCAGGGCGGGCACGACCCGGGTCGGATCGCCGTCGATCTTGCCGTGATGCTCGCCGACGGCGGTGAGGCCATCGGTGACCTGGCAGTACTACGAGACCAGCAGGCCCTGTTCGGGCCGGTGGCATCCGACCCGACCGCATGGCGGCTGTTGGCACAACTCGACGACAAGATGCTGGCCGAACTGCGATCCGCCCGCGCTCACGCCCGTGAGATCGCCTGGGCCCAGCACGCCGAGGTCCGCGGTGACCTGCCGCAGCCGATGGTGGCCGGCCAGCCGGTGGACGGCCTGGTCCTGGACATCGACGCGACCCTCGTGATGTGCCACTCCGAGAAGGAATCGGCGACCCGGACCTGGAAGAAGACCTTCGGCTACCACCCGCTGCTGTGCTTTCTGGACAACACCGGCGAAGCCCTCGCCGGCCTGCTACGCGAAGGCCGTGCCGGATCCAACACCACCGCCGACCACATCACCGTGCTCGACCAGGCCCTCACTCAGATCCCCGACGCCTACCGGCACGGCACGCCGATCCTGCTGCGCGCCGACGCTGCCGGTTCCAGTCACGGGTTCCTCGCCCACGTCCGATCCTTGCGCGAACAGCACCTCGACATCCGGTTCTCCGTCGGCGCCGCGATGACCGAACCCGTGCGTGAGGCGATCAGGGCCGCGACCGGCTGGGTTCCCGCCATCGACAACGGCGGTGACCTGCGTGAACATGCCGAGGTCTGCGAGATTACCGGCCTGTTCGACCCAGCGGGCTGGCCTGAGGGCACCCGGTTCCTGGTCCGCCGGGAACGCCCGCACCCCGGCGCTCACCTGTCGCTGTTCGACACCGTCGAGGGCTGGCGGCACCAAATCATCGCCACCGACACCCCGCCCGGCGGTGGCAGCATCCAGTTCCTGGAGGCCCGGCACCGGGCACACGCCCGCGTCGAGGACCGCATCCGCTGCGGCAAGAACACCGGCTTCGGCCGGTTCCCGTCCCGCGTCTTCGCCATCAACCAGGCCTGGCTACAACTCGCCCTGACCGGCATCGACCTGATCGCCTGGACCCAGAACCTGCTCCTGGACGGCGACCTCGCCCGCGCCGAACCCAAGAAACTGCGCTACCGGCTCCTGCACGTCGCGGCCCGGATCACCCGTACCGCCCGCAGGACACGACTCGCCATCGCCGCCGACTGGCCCTGGACCGACACCCTGACCAGCGCGTTCAAGAAACTCACCGCGCTGCCCCGGCCCACCGGCTGA
- a CDS encoding epsilon-toxin family protein yields the protein MRLKRMLIAVSAGTAAAVLMAASPAQAATVTDLNSLIESHSSTYVPLGFLPVHTLSISAEESAAVPVGTPKVVTGTPYYLGCATLVNHTSITQTMKSNSFRRDYTNTVSTTVTTGVSTTNKVSGSFKLSEVANVGVEQSVTISYQNANTQTSAVRETHTAPSQAVTVPAGQTRYVVASLTPTTYSGTLALNTSLSGPFLGEPRLNPNNVQFLDLYNYFVTTTGKGATLPTGFSLNSSTRTLDFKGTGTYTMVAGVNFTARVMEKLPSGMSPGSCVA from the coding sequence ATGAGACTGAAGAGAATGCTTATCGCGGTGTCGGCCGGCACCGCCGCCGCGGTGCTGATGGCGGCCTCGCCCGCACAGGCGGCAACGGTCACCGATCTCAATTCACTAATCGAAAGTCACTCGAGCACCTACGTGCCGCTCGGCTTCCTTCCCGTCCACACCTTGAGCATCAGTGCGGAAGAAAGCGCGGCAGTTCCTGTGGGAACGCCTAAGGTCGTGACGGGCACGCCGTACTACCTGGGATGTGCAACGCTAGTCAACCACACCTCCATAACCCAGACCATGAAGAGCAACTCGTTCAGAAGAGACTACACAAACACCGTGTCGACCACCGTCACCACCGGTGTGTCGACTACTAACAAGGTGTCTGGCAGCTTTAAGCTCTCAGAGGTGGCAAACGTTGGTGTTGAGCAATCGGTAACAATTTCCTACCAAAACGCGAATACGCAAACCAGCGCGGTACGGGAAACCCATACGGCGCCGTCACAGGCTGTCACCGTGCCCGCCGGACAAACTCGCTACGTCGTTGCTTCGCTAACGCCCACCACCTACTCTGGCACCCTGGCTCTCAACACCAGCCTTAGTGGACCTTTCCTGGGTGAACCTCGACTCAACCCGAACAACGTACAGTTCTTGGATCTCTACAACTACTTTGTCACGACCACAGGAAAGGGAGCGACCCTCCCCACCGGGTTTTCGCTGAACTCCTCGACCAGGACCCTGGACTTCAAGGGAACCGGGACCTACACGATGGTGGCCGGGGTGAACTTCACTGCGCGGGTGATGGAGAAGCTGCCAAGTGGGATGTCACCAGGGTCGTGCGTCGCATGA
- a CDS encoding epoxide hydrolase family protein, giving the protein MNENNALTPFRIDIPQADVDDLRNRLAHTRWPIPVPGRDERTDFSRGIPLVYLKELAEYWHDEFDWRAQEKKLNEYEQFTTVVNRQTFHVVHVRSTNPAATPLMLNHGWPGSFVEYQRLIPLLTGEFHVVIPSLPGFGFSTPLSGTGWELARTADAYAEIMTRLGYERFAAHGTDIGSGTTGRLAAVYPERVIGTHLGVDPHLLGLVGDKFPYPDGLSDDEIAQIEAVRAEDAADRGYLLMHNHRPDTIGAALTDSPVGQLAWIAEKFKTRANGAWRTPDESVDRDQLLTNISLYWFTRGGESSAQFYYEAEHSGLDLVMASSVPSGWAVFNSNPLVRRAMDPWKAIGHWSEFTEGGHFPAMDATELLADDIRTFFRGIA; this is encoded by the coding sequence ATGAACGAAAACAACGCACTCACACCGTTCCGCATCGATATCCCACAGGCCGACGTCGACGACCTACGGAACCGGCTGGCACACACCCGCTGGCCGATCCCCGTTCCGGGCCGCGACGAGCGCACCGACTTCAGCCGCGGAATCCCGCTGGTGTACCTGAAGGAACTCGCCGAGTACTGGCACGACGAGTTCGACTGGCGTGCGCAGGAGAAGAAGCTCAACGAGTACGAACAGTTCACCACGGTCGTCAACCGCCAGACGTTCCACGTGGTCCACGTGCGGTCGACGAACCCGGCGGCCACCCCCCTGATGCTGAACCACGGCTGGCCTGGCTCGTTCGTGGAGTACCAGCGACTCATCCCGCTGCTGACCGGTGAGTTCCACGTGGTCATCCCGTCACTGCCCGGCTTCGGGTTCTCCACCCCGCTGTCGGGGACCGGCTGGGAGTTGGCGCGGACGGCGGATGCCTACGCCGAGATCATGACACGCCTCGGCTACGAGAGGTTCGCGGCGCACGGTACCGACATCGGTTCGGGTACCACCGGTCGCCTCGCGGCGGTCTACCCGGAGCGCGTCATCGGCACGCACCTCGGCGTCGACCCCCACTTGCTCGGGTTGGTCGGCGACAAGTTCCCCTACCCCGACGGTCTGTCCGACGACGAGATCGCCCAGATCGAGGCCGTACGCGCCGAGGACGCGGCCGATCGCGGGTATCTTCTGATGCACAACCACCGCCCCGACACGATCGGCGCGGCGCTCACCGACTCGCCGGTCGGTCAGCTCGCGTGGATCGCCGAGAAGTTCAAGACCAGGGCCAACGGCGCATGGCGGACGCCGGACGAGTCGGTCGACCGCGACCAGCTCCTCACGAACATCAGCCTGTACTGGTTCACCCGCGGCGGTGAGTCGAGCGCCCAGTTCTACTACGAGGCCGAGCACTCCGGACTCGACTTGGTCATGGCCTCAAGCGTGCCGTCCGGATGGGCCGTGTTCAACTCCAACCCGCTCGTGCGTCGGGCGATGGACCCGTGGAAGGCGATCGGCCACTGGAGCGAGTTCACCGAGGGCGGTCACTTCCCCGCGATGGATGCGACGGAGTTGCTCGCGGACGACATCCGCACCTTCTTCCGCGGCATTGCCTGA
- a CDS encoding helix-turn-helix transcriptional regulator produces MLETSARLLELLSLLQLKRDWTSSELAGRLGVSTRTVRADIGKLRSLGYPVDARPGVAGGYRLAAGTAMPPLLLDDDEAVAVAVGLGAVATQRLGVEETSLTALAKLEQVLPSRLRRRVEAVREATSVVPGAKPPLDLSALGVVAAAIRGHERLRFGYTKPGGSEGVRHTEPQRLVSWGPLWYLLAWDLDRDDWRVFRVDRMVAHARTGARFQPRMIPEDDVVEYVVGRVSKGAWRYRARVLVHAPAATVAAKIRIPVDIEVVNEATCRVELGSDDPDRLALWMTQLDVDVEVIDGDELALAFDRLATRLRRAAGGATTT; encoded by the coding sequence GTGTTGGAGACCTCGGCCCGGCTGCTCGAACTGCTGTCACTGCTTCAGCTCAAGCGCGACTGGACGAGTTCCGAGCTCGCCGGCCGGCTCGGTGTGAGCACGAGAACGGTGCGCGCCGACATCGGCAAGCTTCGGTCCCTCGGCTATCCCGTGGACGCGCGCCCTGGCGTCGCGGGTGGGTACCGGCTGGCCGCCGGGACGGCGATGCCCCCCCTGCTGCTCGACGACGACGAGGCCGTCGCCGTCGCGGTCGGGCTGGGTGCGGTCGCGACCCAGAGGCTCGGCGTCGAAGAGACATCGCTCACCGCGCTCGCGAAGCTGGAGCAAGTGCTGCCCTCGCGCCTACGACGGCGCGTCGAGGCGGTACGCGAGGCGACGAGCGTTGTCCCAGGGGCCAAACCGCCACTCGATCTCTCGGCTCTCGGCGTGGTCGCTGCCGCGATCCGTGGCCACGAACGGCTTCGGTTCGGATACACGAAGCCCGGGGGCAGCGAAGGGGTCCGCCATACCGAACCGCAACGGCTGGTGAGCTGGGGGCCGCTCTGGTACCTGCTCGCGTGGGATCTCGACCGTGACGACTGGCGGGTCTTCCGTGTCGACCGGATGGTTGCGCACGCACGGACGGGGGCGCGGTTCCAGCCGCGCATGATCCCGGAGGACGATGTCGTCGAGTATGTCGTCGGACGTGTCAGCAAGGGGGCCTGGAGGTACCGCGCCCGGGTGCTCGTGCACGCTCCCGCCGCCACGGTTGCCGCGAAGATCCGTATCCCGGTCGACATCGAGGTGGTCAACGAGGCCACGTGCCGTGTCGAGCTGGGTTCCGACGACCCGGACCGGCTCGCGCTGTGGATGACACAGCTCGACGTCGACGTCGAGGTGATCGACGGAGACGAGCTCGCGCTGGCGTTTGATCGCCTCGCGACGAGGTTGCGCCGCGCGGCGGGCGGCGCAACCACGACGTGA
- a CDS encoding right-handed parallel beta-helix repeat-containing protein, translating into MNYQHHTHKLDPDRPDGRRARSRWWAVGLAAMTGLALTTVGVATATPAADAAEHPPNATDDRPSADDQRGKRDGGTHDNRGRGKDDVRGKKEARPKGVPVPCDADKLIAAITLANARGGTVLDLAKKCTYLLTADIDDGNGLPTITAPITLNGSKHTTIKRAAGVEQFRIVTVGTGGDLTLNRLKITGGQTDGDGGAILVNPGGTLHLNHSTVTRNITGGSGGGIANNGTTRIKDSTVSRNIAGPTGGGVMSSGLLEISKSHVHANTAVVAAGVTSSGTARISHSTISANQAQDSVGGLLINTGTGTVTKTRITNNTAGEVGGVLANSGTQLTLSSVTIDKNTASTARAGGLAVNPDAAVVVEHSVIEKNYATTEGGGIYNDGELVLRKTKVTGNQANLGGGIYNADGGILTLFTTKVIKNIAVTDGGGIFNEIGGTVELNTATGTVVIKNRPNNCSGDVPGCPG; encoded by the coding sequence ATGAACTATCAGCACCACACCCACAAACTCGACCCTGACCGGCCCGACGGGCGCCGGGCGAGGTCACGATGGTGGGCGGTCGGACTGGCCGCCATGACCGGCCTGGCCCTCACCACGGTCGGCGTTGCCACCGCCACCCCCGCCGCCGACGCCGCCGAGCACCCCCCCAACGCCACGGACGACCGGCCGTCCGCCGACGACCAGCGCGGCAAACGCGACGGCGGCACGCACGACAACCGGGGCAGGGGCAAGGACGACGTAAGGGGGAAGAAGGAGGCGAGGCCGAAGGGCGTTCCGGTCCCCTGTGACGCGGACAAACTGATCGCCGCGATCACCCTGGCCAACGCCCGCGGCGGCACCGTGCTCGACCTCGCCAAAAAATGCACCTACCTGCTCACCGCCGACATCGACGACGGCAACGGCCTACCCACCATCACCGCCCCCATCACCCTCAACGGCAGCAAACACACCACCATCAAGCGTGCCGCCGGGGTGGAGCAGTTCCGCATCGTCACCGTCGGCACCGGCGGCGACCTCACCCTCAACCGCCTCAAAATCACCGGCGGACAGACCGACGGCGACGGCGGAGCAATCCTGGTCAACCCCGGCGGAACACTCCACCTCAACCACAGCACCGTCACCCGCAACATCACCGGTGGAAGCGGCGGCGGCATCGCCAACAACGGCACCACCCGGATCAAAGACTCCACCGTCAGCCGAAACATTGCTGGTCCTACCGGCGGAGGCGTCATGAGCTCCGGCCTGCTCGAGATCAGCAAGTCCCACGTACACGCCAACACCGCCGTCGTTGCGGCTGGAGTGACCAGCTCGGGCACAGCCCGGATCAGTCACAGCACCATCTCCGCCAACCAGGCCCAGGACTCTGTCGGCGGCCTGCTGATCAACACCGGCACCGGCACTGTTACGAAAACCCGCATCACGAACAACACCGCCGGAGAGGTTGGCGGTGTCCTCGCGAACAGCGGCACCCAACTCACCCTCAGCTCCGTCACCATCGACAAGAACACGGCAAGTACAGCCCGTGCTGGTGGCCTGGCAGTGAACCCGGATGCTGCCGTGGTCGTGGAACACAGCGTCATCGAAAAGAACTACGCCACCACCGAGGGCGGCGGCATCTACAACGACGGCGAGCTGGTACTGCGCAAAACGAAGGTCACCGGTAACCAGGCCAACCTGGGCGGCGGCATCTACAACGCCGACGGTGGCATACTCACCCTGTTCACCACCAAGGTCATCAAGAACATCGCCGTCACCGACGGCGGCGGCATCTTCAACGAAATAGGCGGCACGGTAGAACTGAACACCGCTACCGGCACCGTCGTCATCAAGAACCGACCGAACAACTGCTCCGGCGACGTACCCGGCTGCCCCGGGTAA